The Coffea arabica cultivar ET-39 chromosome 8e, Coffea Arabica ET-39 HiFi, whole genome shotgun sequence genome window below encodes:
- the LOC113705044 gene encoding transcription factor NAI1 translates to MDPSYAKGASKMLKDRKRQREEKQYNRQLRALSNLLPGSKAELDEVLVVENATKYIKHLEERVDSLERRLDSTIGEEDEQSSVVLSEDTKSDSDSDSSLPQILVYISLRDVIISIQCKNHKNIIWETISEVEKQQLSVISFNTMSFGRAELVINILAKIKEGALINANDLRNDMRLVILKQMED, encoded by the exons ATGGATCCTTCATATGCAAAAGGAGCATCCAAAATGCTAAAG GATAGGAAACGCCAGCGGGAAGAGAAACAGTATAATCGGCAGCTCAGAGCTTTGTCAAACCTGCTACCAGGCTCAAAAGCTGAG TTGGATGAGGTATTAGTTGTTGAGAATGCAACTAAGTACATAAAGCACCTTGAAGAACGTGTGGATAGTCTGGAAAGACGGTTGGATAGTACTATTGGCGAAGAAGATGAGCAATCATCAGTTGTATTATCTGAGGATACAAAGTCAGACAGCGATTCTGATTCCTCTCTACCTCAAATTCTTGTGTATATTTCTCTAAGAGATGTGATCATCTCCATTCAATGCAAAAACCACAAGAATATCATCTGGGAGACGATTTCAGAAGTTGAAAAGCAGCAGCTCTCAGTAATCAGTTTCAATACGATGAGTTTTGGTCGTGCTGAGTTGGTTATAAATATTCTTGCTAAG aTTAAGGAAGGAGCCTTGATCAATGCAAATGATCTTCGCAATGATATGCGCTTGGTGATATTAAAGCAAATGGAAGATTAA
- the LOC113703039 gene encoding xanthohumol 4-O-methyltransferase-like, with amino-acid sequence MEREKRDKETMDTSDEGSKLLHGQAKIWKHLFGFVDSMALKCAVELQIADIIHFHGRPLSLSEISSNITNSSSPNIPYLARIMRLLVRNKIFTSSEVRPGHGGDAPSTILYDLTPASHWLLNNNNQLSLAPFILMENHPWLLSPWHQLSACVREGGIAFQKSHGKEIWDFASQNPEFNMIFNDGMECTGKITVQAVLSGLKSANWDGVESLVDVGGGIGATIAEIVKAYPHIKGINFDLPHVVATAPKYDGVSHVGGDMFDAIPSAQAIFMKWIMHDWDDEDCVKILKNCRRAIPEKTGKIFIVDVVLKPEGDGLFDSVRMKLDLVMIAHTSGGKERTEPEWKILLQKGGFPRYNISEIPACLSVIEAYPE; translated from the exons ATggagagggaaaagagagacaaagagaccATGGACACAAGTGATGAAGGATCAAAACTTCTTCATGGCCAAGCGAAGATATGGAAACATTTGTTCGGCTTTGTAGATTCCATGGCCCTAAAATGTGCTGTGGAGCTTCAAATTGCTGACATTATACACTTCCATGGCCGCCCCTTATCCCTGTCCGAAATCTCCTCCAATATCACCAACTCTTCATCCCCAAATATCCCATATCTGGCACGAATCATGAGGTTGTTAGTCCGGAACAAGATCTTCACATCCAGTGAAGTTCGACCGGGTCACGGTGGAGACGCACCCTCCACCATCCTCTACGACCTTACTCCCGCCTCGCACTGGCTGTTAAATAACAACAATCAGTTGAGCTTGGCTCCATTTATCTTAATGGAGAACCATCCATGGCTTTTAAGTCCATGGCATCAGTTGAGTGCTTGTGTAAGAGAAGGTGGCATTGCATTTCAAAAATCTCATGGAAAAGAGATATGGGATTTTGCATCACAAAACCCTGAGTTCAACATGATTTTCAATGATGGGATGGAATGTACTGGGAAGATTACAGTGCAAGCAGTTCTTTCAGGGCTTAAAAGTGCTAACTGGGATGGTGTGGAATCACTTGTGGATGTTGGGGGTGGAATTGGCGCAACCATAGCAGAGATTGTCAAGGCTTATCCACATATCAAAGGAATCAACTTTGATTTGCCACATGTTGTTGCTACAGCACCTAAGTATGATGGAGTTTCTCATGTTGGTGGTGACATGTTTGATGCCATCCCTAGTGCTCAAGCCATCTTCATGAAG TGGATAATGCATGATTGGGATGATGAGGATTGTGTGAAAATATTAAAGAACTGTCGAAGAGCAATACCAGAAAAAACAGGAAAGATCTTCATTGTGGATGTGGTCTTAAAGCCTGAAGGTGATGGGCTATTTGACAGCGTTaggatgaaacttgatttggtAATGATTGCTCACACCTCTGGAGGTAAGGAGAGGACTGAACCTGAATGGAAAATACTTCTACAGAAAGGAGGCTTCCCCCGTTACAATATTAGCGAAATTCCAGCTTGCTTATCCGTTATAGAGGCTTATCCAGAATGA